The Juglans regia cultivar Chandler chromosome 2, Walnut 2.0, whole genome shotgun sequence genome includes a window with the following:
- the LOC109010486 gene encoding glutathione S-transferase T3-like has product MGTQIDDDPLFTTLLQSGGEGCNSTPTQPSNVVLQATFNDGEKRQPPKKVQRGASFTAEEDNLLVSAWLNISIDAIKGTDQKSTQMWERISVFYHEYKKQNNVNRSVVSLMNQWSSIQKCTNKFCAFLAQVESLHPSGATEQDKIEKAKIMYKEIEKSNFTMEHCWCLLRHQQKWQQHISTLGTRRRPQGEAALDTVEENIEVFAERPLGKKTEKEMERKRKSMEGKESEISISLAKMTEDRATTMEERRNAQLKADEKSLYLSLTQF; this is encoded by the exons atGGGCAcacaaattgatgatgatccCTTGTTCACCACTCTATTACAAAGTGGAGGAGAGGGTTGTAATAGCACCCCAACGCAACCTTCTAATGTTGTGCTCCAAGCAACATTCAATGACGGTGAAAAGAGGCAACctccaaaaaaagttcaaagggGTGCATCTTTCACTGCAGAGGAGGATAACCTCCTCGTCTCAGCTTGGCTCAACATTAGTATCGATGCAATAAAAGGTACTGATCAAAAGTCCACTCAAATGTGGGAAAGAATTTCAGtgttttatcatgaatataaaaaacagaacaatgtgAACCGTTCTGTAGTTTCTTTGATGAATCAGTGGTCCTCGATTcagaaatgcacaaataagttttgtgcatttttagcaCAAGTAGAGTCATTGCATCCGAGTGGTGCAACGGAGCAAGATAAG ATTGAGAAggcaaaaattatgtataaagagatagagaaaagTAACTTCACAATGGAGCACTGTTGGTGTCTTCTGAGACACCAACAGAAATGGcaacaacacatctccaccctTGGGACGAGGAGAAGGCCACAAGGTGAAGCTGCTCTTGACACGGTGGAGGAGAACATAGAGGTCTTTGCTGAGAGACCTCTAGGCAAAAAAACtgagaaagaaatggagaggAAGCGGAAGTCGATGGAAGGCAAAGAGTCTGAGATCAGCATTTCCTTAGCTAAAATGACTGAGGATAGAGCCACGACCATGGAAGAGCGGAGAAATGCTCAACTCAAGGCAGacgaaaaaa gtctctatctctctctcacacaattttGA
- the LOC109012878 gene encoding protein CUP-SHAPED COTYLEDON 2, translating into MESYCNIDNGHADLPPGFRFHPTDEELITYYLLKKVLDSNFTGRAITEVDLNKCEPWELPEKAKMGEKEWYFFSLRDRKYPTGLRTNRATEAGYWKATGKDREIYSSKTGSLVGMKKTLVFYRGRAPKGEKSNWVMHEYRLEGKFAYHYLSRSSKDEWVISRVFQKSGPGVGAASTSGGGCVGSRKSRHSSAINLYPEPSSPSSFSLPPLLDSSPYPSSTAASTATLNDREGCPYDSSISREHVSCFSTIGAATASAAATNFNPSSDLVLPRPSIASVDHFALFPRNVGLSAFPSLRSLQENLQVPFFLSPGSALPLHSGPAELGLCSSAGTWPMQEDRKVDSSDRGPDGGRMGMGTTELDCMWTY; encoded by the exons ATGGAGTCCTATTGCAATATTGATAACGGTCACGCCGACTTGCCTCCTGGATTTCGTTTTCACCCAACTGATGAAGAACTGATCACATACTACCTTCTTAAGAAAGTCTTAGACAGTAATTTCACCGGCAGAGCCATTACTGAAGTTGACCTCAACAAGTGTGAACCATGGGAGCTACCTG aGAAAGCAAAGATGGGAGAGAAAGAGTGGTACTTCTTCAGCCTTCGCGACCGCAAGTACCCAACTGGACTCAGAACAAACAGGGCTACTGAGGCTGGGTACTGGAAGGCTACTGGGAAAGATAGGGAAATTTACAGCTCCAAAACTGGTTCTCTTGTGGGAATGAAGAAGACGTTGGTGTTCTACAGAGGAAGAGCTCCAAAGGGAGAGAAGAGCAACTGGGTCATGCACGAGTACCGGCTTGAAGGCAAATTTGCTTACCATTACCTCTCCAGGAGCTctaag gatGAGTGGGTCATATCCCGGGTGTTCCAGAAGAGCGGACCCGGCGTCGGCGCAGCCTCCACCAGCGGCGGCGGTTGTGTTGGATCTAGGAAGTCCCGCCACAGCTCTGCTATAAATCTGTATCCAGAACCCAGCTCACCCTCCTCGTTCTCCCTCCCCCCGCTCCTTGATTCCTCTCCCTACCCATCTTCCACCGCCGCTTCCACTGCCACCCTTAACGACCGTGAAGGCTGCCCGTACGATAGCTCAATTTCCAGGGAGCACGTGTCCTGTTTCTCCACCATCGGCGCGGCAACTGCCTCCGCTGCTGCCACCAACTTCAATCCCAGCTCTGACCTCGTTCTACCGCGGCCTTCGATTGCGTCAGTCGACCATTTCGCCCTATTCCCAAGAAATGTCGGGTTATCGGCGTTCCCAAGCCTGAGGTCGTTGCAGGAGAATCTTCAAGTTCCTTTCTTCTTGTCTCCGGGCTCGGCGTTGCCGCTCCATAGTGGCCCAGCCGAGCTTGGTCTCTGCAGCTCAGCTGGTACATGGCCAATGCAGGAGGACCGAAAGGTCGACAGTAGCGATCGTGGGCCTGATGGCGGTAGAATGGGAATGGGTACCACTGAGCTTGACTGCATGTGGACCTACTAA
- the LOC109010495 gene encoding uncharacterized protein LOC109010495, whose amino-acid sequence MCEKISIIRKKLAIAQERQKKYANQRIQELEFEEDSKVLLKVAPMKWIMRFGKTEKLIMRYIGSFEILERIEVAAYNLALQPQLSAIHNVFHVSMLRKYAPDPCHVLEHEPLHIRDDFTYEEFSARILAHNDQVLRNKIIKMVKVHWSHHTEREATWEREEDMKEKYPYLF is encoded by the coding sequence ATGTGCGagaaaatttcaattataaGGAAGAAACTTGCCATTGCACAGGAGAGGCAGAAGAAATATGCGAATCAGCGAATACAGGAACTAGAATTTGAGGAAGACAGCAAAGTACTACTAAAAGTTGCGCCAATGAAATGGATAATGAGATTTGGTAAAACGGAAAAATTGATTATGAGGTATATAGGCtcttttgaaattttagaaagaatagaagtTGCAGCGTACAACTTGGCACTTCAACCTCAATTATCGGCTATTCATAATGTGTTCCATGTCTCTATGCTTCGGAAGTATGCCCCGGACCCCTGTCATGTGTTGGAGCACGAGCCTCTTCATATTAGAGATGATTTTACTTATGAAGAATTTTCAGCGAGAATATTGGCACATAATGATCAAGTCCTACgcaacaaaattatcaaaatggtGAAAGTACATTGGAGTCATCACACAGAGAGAGAAGCTACATGGGAACGCGAAGAAGATATGAAGGAAAAGTATCcctatttattttaa